One Nicotiana tomentosiformis chromosome 4, ASM39032v3, whole genome shotgun sequence genomic window carries:
- the LOC104118307 gene encoding uncharacterized protein — MATISKLSNPALNYSSSTSFTTRSSSAPKCFLDLRTNKTTTFDHKFSASKLSLVFNPSIRGSLCVKCSQADGNGSTVKRTTLHDLYERQGQSPWYDNLCRPVTDLLPLIESGVRGVTSNPAIFQKAISTSNAYNEQFRELVQAGKDIESVYWELVVKDIQDACKLFESIYDKTDGGDGYVSVEVSPRLAEDTEGTVEAAKWLHKKVERSNVYIKIPATAPCIPSIKEVISLGISVNVTLIFSLARYEAVIDAYLDGLEASGLSDLSRVTSVASFFVSRVDTLVDKMLEKIGTPEALDLRGKAANAQAALAYKLYQKKFSGPRWEALVKKGAKKQRLLWASTSVKNPAYPDTLYVDPLIGPDTVSTMPDQALQAFIDHGSVARTIDSNVSEAEGIYSALEKLGIDWSFVGSQLELEGVDSFKKSFDSLLDSLQEKANTLKLVSL, encoded by the exons ATGGCTACCATTTCTAAGCTCTCAAATCCAGCACTCAACTACTCTTCCTCCACCTCTTTTACGACCAGATCTTCATCTGCACCCAAATGCTTTCTTGATCTTCGTACCAACAAAACCACCACCTTTGACCATAAATTTTCTGCTTCTAAATTGTCACTCGTTTTCAACCCTTCTATCAGAGGCTCTTTGTg TGTCAAATGCTCTCAAGCTGATGGAAATGGAAGCACAGTGAAGAGAACAACTCTCCATGATCTCTACGAGAGGCAAGGCCAAAGCCCCTGGTATGACAATCTCTGCCGGCCTGTTACAGATTTGCTTCCATTGATTGAGAGTGGTGTCAGAGGTGTAACCAGCAATCCTGCG ATTTTCCAGAAAGCGATATCAACATCAAATGCATACAATGAACAGTTTCG GGAACTTGTACAAGCTGGAAAAGATATAGAGAGCGTATACTGGGAACTTGTGGTAAAGGACATCCAAGATGCATGCAAACTCTTTGAGTCAATCTACGATAAAACAGATGGTGGCGATGGGTACGTTTCTGTTGAAGTCTCACCTAGACTTGCTGAGGATACGGAGGGCACTGTAGAGGCTGCAAAGTGGCTTCATAAGAAGGTTGAGCGTTCCAATGTGTATATAAAAATTCCTGCTACTGCTCCATGCATTCCTTCTATCAAGGAAGTTATTTCACTTGGAATAAGTGTCAATGTCACG CTCATCTTCTCTCTTGCGAGATATGAAGCAGTAATTGATGCTTACCTCGATGGCCTTGAAGCCTCTGGGCTAAGTGATCTCTCCAGAGTCACAAGTGTTGCTTCATTTTTCGTCAGTCGAGTAGACACACTTGTTGACAAGATGCTTGAGAAAATTGGAACTCCAGAGGCTCTTGATCTTCGTGGGAAG GCTGCAAATGCGCAGGCAGCTCTTGCTTATAAGCTTTACCAGAAGAAATTTTCTGGTCCTAGATGGGAAGCTTTGGTAAAGAAAGGTGCGAAGAAACAGAGGCTACTGTGGGCGTCAACTAGTGTTAAGAACCCAGCATATCCTGACACTTTATATGTGGATCCTCTCATTGGACCAGACACG GTTTCAACGATGCCTGATCAAGCTCTTCAAGCATTTATCGATCACGGTTCCGTTGCAAGGACGATTGATTCAAACGTATCTGAAGCCGAAGGTATTTACAGTGCCCTCGAGAAATTGGGTATCGACTGGAGTTTTGTTGGGTCTCagcttgaattggagggtgtGGACTCTTTCAAGAAGAGTTTCGATAGCTTGCTTGACAGTCTGCAGGAGAAGGCAAATACCCTCAAGTTAGTGAGCCTGTAA